Proteins encoded within one genomic window of Triticum aestivum cultivar Chinese Spring chromosome 2D, IWGSC CS RefSeq v2.1, whole genome shotgun sequence:
- the LOC123049041 gene encoding protein PELPK1 encodes MASRNTVVFLLGLFLSSVTMSSAVRMLEEEMAPSKGEEHQPELPTLPKVELPPFPEVHLPPKPELPKVELPTFPEVHLPPKPELPTFPEVHLPAKPELPKVELPPKPEMPTIPEFHFPEPESKP; translated from the coding sequence ATGGCTTCGAGAAACACCGTTGTATTCCTCCTCGGACTGTTCCTCTCGTCCGTCACCATGAGCAGCGCGGTAAGAATGCTAGAGGAGGAGATGGCTCCGTCCAAAGGTGAGGAGCACCAGCCCGAGCTGCCAACGCTACCCAAGGTCGAGCTGCCGCCATTCCCGGAGGTGCACCTGCCACCTAAGCCTGAGCTGCCCAAGGTAGAGCTGCCGACGTTCCCGGAGGTGCACCTGCCACCCAAGCCCGAGCTCCCAACGTTCCCGGAGGTGCACCTTCCAGCCAAgcctgagctgcccaaggtggaGCTACCACCAAAGCCCGAGATGCCTACCATCCCCGAGTTCCACTTCCCTGAGCCAGAGTCTAAGCCATGA